From Emcibacter nanhaiensis, one genomic window encodes:
- a CDS encoding 2-hydroxyacyl-CoA dehydratase, which produces MNVKDSIYIVWNAENAGANSGQEFEPGLYFYGYWKNSLLPELETEKLLNAWHDAKVAFKAQKIKENDYNHIVIDMRVFDFPPQSQWLTNIRKTLQFLSENGAMISWCGDETCHGHLSIFNPTEASGNIYAAYSKENGFYCNSDLDEEIHYLNDEQLAIFGKVLG; this is translated from the coding sequence ATGAATGTGAAAGACAGCATTTATATTGTTTGGAATGCTGAAAATGCAGGGGCAAATAGTGGTCAGGAGTTCGAACCTGGCCTTTATTTTTATGGCTATTGGAAAAATTCGCTCCTTCCTGAATTGGAAACAGAAAAGCTGCTAAATGCTTGGCACGATGCTAAGGTGGCTTTCAAAGCCCAAAAAATAAAAGAAAATGACTACAACCATATTGTCATCGACATGAGGGTTTTTGACTTTCCTCCTCAAAGCCAGTGGCTAACCAATATTCGAAAAACACTTCAATTTTTGTCTGAAAATGGTGCCATGATATCATGGTGCGGTGATGAAACCTGTCACGGACATCTAAGTATTTTCAACCCGACCGAAGCCAGCGGGAACATCTATGCCGCTTATTCAAAAGAAAATGGATTTTATTGTAATTCCGACTTAGACGAAGAAATCCATTATTTAAACGATGAACAGTTGGCGATATTTGGAAAAGTTCTCGGATAA
- a CDS encoding SDR family NAD(P)-dependent oxidoreductase produces the protein MGKLDGKIALITGASRGIGRAVALEFAREGADVILVARTVGALEALDDEIKQETGREALLVPLDITDFDGIDRLGAALYEKYGKLDILVGNAGYLGILSPVAHIAPKDWDSLLDINLTANFRLIRSMESLLKQSDAGRALFVSSGVAHKNRAYWAGYAMSKAALEVLVRTWAEEMKITNIKANLVNPGPMRTAMRAKAVPGEDPEKLPHPKEIAPMFVELCSEEFSETGQLFDFKEWKEK, from the coding sequence ATGGGTAAATTGGACGGAAAAATCGCCCTGATCACCGGCGCCTCCCGCGGCATCGGCCGGGCTGTAGCCCTGGAATTCGCCCGCGAAGGCGCCGACGTGATCCTGGTCGCCCGTACCGTCGGCGCCCTCGAAGCCCTTGATGACGAAATCAAGCAGGAAACCGGCCGGGAAGCGCTGCTGGTGCCGCTGGATATCACGGACTTTGACGGCATCGACCGGTTGGGCGCCGCCCTCTATGAAAAATACGGCAAGCTCGACATTCTGGTCGGCAATGCCGGCTATCTCGGCATCCTGTCCCCGGTCGCCCATATCGCCCCCAAGGACTGGGATTCCCTGCTCGATATCAACCTGACCGCCAATTTCCGCCTGATCCGCTCCATGGAATCACTGCTCAAGCAGTCCGACGCCGGCCGTGCGCTGTTTGTCTCCTCCGGCGTCGCCCACAAGAACCGGGCCTACTGGGCCGGCTACGCCATGAGCAAGGCGGCGCTCGAGGTGCTGGTCAGGACCTGGGCCGAGGAAATGAAAATCACCAATATCAAGGCCAACCTGGTCAACCCCGGCCCCATGCGCACCGCCATGCGCGCCAAGGCCGTGCCCGGCGAGGATCCGGAAAAGCTCCCCCATCCCAAAGAGATCGCGCCCATGTTCGTGGAGCTCTGCTCGGAGGAGTTCAGCGAGACCGGCCAGCTGTTTGATTTCAAAGAGTGGAAAGAGAAGTAA
- the purF gene encoding amidophosphoribosyltransferase, whose amino-acid sequence MIGTNPFDDDKLHEECGVFGIYNHEESAAHTVLGLHALQHRGQEAAGIVTFDGRNFHSHKSMGHVADNFNSQKVIESLPGMSAIGHVRYSTTGGSAMRNIQPLFADLSSGGFAVAHNGNLTNAWTLRKILVEKGAIFQSTSDSEVMIHLVATSTYTNLVDRVVDALRRIEGAYSVVALSQKKLIGARDPLGVRPLVLGKLSDDTYIFASETCALDIIGAEYIRDVEPGELIVIDADGLTSHHPFPAKKPRPCIFEHVYFSRPDSITNDRSVYEVRKNIGKELAKESTVEADLVIPVPDSGVPAAIGYAQQSGIPFELGIIRNHYVGRTFIEPSDQIRHLGVKLKHNANKAEIEGKSIVLIDDSIVRGTTSIKIVEMMRAAGAKEVHMRIASPPTTNSCFYGVDTPEKDKLLASRMSVEEMAKYIDADSLAFVSIDGLYRAVGETSRDSNSPQYCDACFSGDYPTPLTDEALGEDNKQFSFLTD is encoded by the coding sequence CTGATTGGCACCAATCCCTTCGATGACGACAAACTGCATGAAGAATGCGGCGTTTTCGGGATCTATAACCATGAGGAATCCGCCGCCCACACGGTGCTCGGCCTGCATGCCCTGCAGCACCGCGGCCAGGAAGCCGCCGGGATCGTGACCTTTGACGGCCGGAACTTTCATTCCCATAAATCCATGGGCCATGTGGCCGACAACTTCAACAGCCAGAAGGTGATCGAGTCCCTGCCCGGCATGTCCGCCATCGGCCATGTGCGCTATTCCACCACCGGCGGCTCGGCCATGCGCAACATCCAGCCGCTGTTTGCCGACCTGTCGTCCGGTGGCTTTGCCGTGGCCCATAACGGCAACCTGACCAATGCCTGGACGCTGCGTAAAATTCTGGTGGAGAAAGGTGCGATTTTCCAGTCCACGTCGGATTCGGAAGTGATGATCCATCTGGTCGCCACCAGCACCTATACAAATCTTGTCGACCGGGTAGTGGATGCGCTGCGCCGTATCGAAGGCGCCTATTCCGTGGTGGCGCTGTCCCAGAAGAAACTGATCGGCGCCCGTGACCCGCTTGGCGTGCGACCGCTGGTGCTCGGCAAACTGTCCGACGACACCTATATTTTCGCCAGCGAGACCTGTGCCCTCGATATTATCGGCGCGGAATATATTCGCGATGTGGAGCCGGGCGAGCTCATTGTCATTGATGCGGACGGACTGACCAGTCATCATCCGTTCCCGGCCAAAAAGCCCCGCCCCTGCATTTTCGAACATGTCTATTTCTCCCGTCCCGACAGCATCACCAACGACCGCAGCGTCTATGAAGTACGCAAAAACATCGGCAAGGAACTGGCCAAGGAAAGCACCGTCGAGGCCGACCTGGTGATCCCGGTGCCGGATTCCGGCGTGCCCGCCGCCATCGGCTATGCCCAGCAGTCCGGCATTCCGTTCGAGCTCGGCATTATCCGCAACCATTATGTGGGGCGCACTTTCATTGAACCGTCGGACCAGATCCGCCACCTGGGCGTGAAGCTGAAACATAACGCCAACAAGGCCGAGATCGAAGGCAAAAGCATCGTCCTGATCGATGACAGTATCGTGCGCGGCACCACCTCCATCAAGATTGTCGAGATGATGCGCGCTGCCGGGGCCAAGGAAGTGCATATGCGCATCGCCAGCCCGCCGACCACCAACAGCTGCTTTTACGGCGTCGATACACCCGAGAAGGACAAATTGCTGGCCTCGCGCATGAGCGTTGAGGAAATGGCCAAATATATCGATGCCGACAGCCTCGCCTTTGTCTCCATCGACGGCCTGTACCGCGCCGTGGGCGAAACCAGCCGCGATAGCAACAGCCCGCAATATTGCGACGCCTGTTTCAGCGGCGACTATCCAACCCCGCTCACCGATGAAGCCCTGGGCGAAGACAACAAACAATTCTCTTTCCTGACGGACTAA
- a CDS encoding CvpA family protein, with amino-acid sequence MEGLLNPFDIIVLATLVISGIVSWSKGFTTEALSLAAWAGALILTLQGQPLAAPYARELIQPDIMASIISYALLGVVSLMLLKFIATFIGRKIKESHVGALDRSLGVLFGILRGMLLICVIFLVINTFVSPKHFPDWYQDSKSRPLVEYGASMVNAMNPLKDDIDPEETRENMSLLKNIFTSFSSSSRDEEGYDKENTDEMDELFKKKMDE; translated from the coding sequence ATGGAAGGCTTGCTGAACCCGTTTGACATCATTGTCCTCGCCACTTTGGTGATTTCCGGCATTGTGTCCTGGAGTAAGGGCTTTACCACCGAGGCGCTGAGCCTCGCGGCCTGGGCCGGGGCCTTGATTCTTACCCTGCAGGGGCAGCCCCTTGCCGCCCCCTATGCCAGGGAACTGATTCAGCCGGATATCATGGCCAGCATCATTTCCTATGCCCTCCTGGGCGTGGTCAGCCTGATGCTGCTGAAATTTATCGCCACTTTTATCGGCAGGAAAATCAAGGAAAGCCATGTCGGCGCCCTCGACCGCAGTCTCGGCGTGCTGTTCGGGATTTTGCGCGGCATGTTGCTGATCTGCGTTATTTTCCTCGTGATCAATACCTTTGTCTCACCGAAACACTTCCCGGACTGGTACCAGGATTCCAAATCACGCCCGCTGGTGGAATATGGAGCCAGCATGGTCAATGCGATGAACCCCCTCAAAGACGATATCGATCCGGAAGAAACCCGGGAAAATATGAGTTTGCTGAAAAACATCTTTACCTCCTTCTCCAGCAGCTCCCGGGATGAGGAAGGTTATGACAAAGAGAACACCGACGAGATGGACGAACTGTTCAAGAAAAAGATGGACGAATAA
- the radA gene encoding DNA repair protein RadA, with protein sequence MAKARRTYVCQSCGSVTSKWMGQCESCGEWNSIIEETDQSLPSGLGKGSSPARGTVIDLGDLRGEETPPARMMSGMAEFDRACGGGLVPGSATLIGGDPGIGKSTILLQAMARLAGSGHRTIYISGEESTSQVRMRAKRLGLEDNPVKLGSETNLRNIIATLEHGDLPQVVVIDSIQTMFADTIESAPGTVAQVRTCAQELIRFAKRRNVAVVLVGHVTKDGQIAGPRVLEHMVDTVLYFEGDRGHQFRILRAVKNRFGGTDEIGVFEMSDMGLQEVHNPSTLFLGNHTGDVAGSAVFAGMEGSRPMLVEIQALVAPSSLGTPRRAVVGWDSGRLSMIIAVLDARCGLGLGAFDIYLNVAGGLRISEPAADMAVAAALISSLSGYSIAKNTVLFGEISLSGELRPVGQADARLKESAKLGFEQAYIPANIKHKGKDLRVVELDEIRKLVDLIAVDLEGN encoded by the coding sequence ATGGCCAAAGCCCGTCGCACATATGTCTGCCAGTCCTGCGGCAGCGTCACGTCCAAATGGATGGGGCAATGCGAATCCTGCGGCGAATGGAACAGCATCATCGAGGAAACCGACCAGAGTCTGCCCAGCGGGCTTGGCAAGGGCTCGTCCCCGGCCAGGGGAACCGTGATCGACCTCGGCGACCTCAGGGGCGAGGAAACCCCGCCCGCCCGCATGATGTCGGGCATGGCCGAATTCGACCGCGCCTGCGGCGGCGGCCTGGTGCCGGGCTCGGCGACACTGATCGGCGGCGATCCGGGGATCGGCAAGTCCACCATCCTGTTGCAGGCCATGGCGCGGCTTGCCGGCAGCGGCCATCGCACCATCTATATCTCCGGCGAGGAATCCACCAGCCAGGTGCGCATGCGCGCCAAACGGCTGGGGCTGGAGGATAATCCGGTCAAGCTCGGCTCCGAAACCAATCTGCGCAACATCATCGCCACTCTGGAACATGGTGACCTGCCGCAGGTGGTGGTCATTGACTCGATCCAGACCATGTTTGCCGACACCATCGAATCCGCGCCGGGCACCGTGGCCCAGGTCCGCACCTGTGCCCAGGAACTGATCCGCTTTGCCAAACGGCGCAATGTGGCTGTGGTGCTGGTCGGCCATGTGACCAAGGACGGCCAGATCGCCGGTCCCCGGGTCCTGGAGCATATGGTCGATACCGTCCTTTATTTCGAAGGCGACCGCGGCCACCAGTTCCGCATCCTGCGCGCGGTCAAGAACCGCTTCGGCGGCACCGACGAGATCGGTGTGTTTGAGATGAGCGACATGGGCCTGCAGGAGGTGCATAACCCCTCGACCCTGTTCCTCGGCAACCATACCGGCGATGTCGCCGGCTCGGCGGTCTTTGCCGGCATGGAGGGCTCCCGCCCCATGCTGGTGGAAATCCAGGCCCTGGTGGCGCCGTCCTCGCTCGGCACCCCGCGCCGGGCCGTGGTCGGCTGGGATTCGGGACGGCTCTCCATGATCATCGCCGTGCTCGACGCCCGTTGTGGCCTCGGCCTTGGCGCTTTTGATATCTATCTCAATGTGGCCGGCGGGCTGCGGATCTCGGAACCGGCCGCCGATATGGCCGTCGCCGCCGCCCTGATTTCCTCGCTGTCCGGCTATTCAATCGCCAAAAACACGGTATTGTTCGGGGAAATCAGCCTGTCCGGGGAACTCCGGCCGGTGGGCCAGGCCGACGCCCGGCTCAAGGAATCCGCCAAGCTCGGCTTCGAGCAGGCCTATATCCCGGCCAATATCAAGCACAAGGGCAAGGACCTGCGCGTGGTGGAACTGGATGAAATCCGCAAACTGGTCGACCTGATTGCCGTCGACCTGGAAGGAAACTGA
- a CDS encoding ABC transporter ATP-binding protein, whose amino-acid sequence MTEIQNKEVPKISLRGVRKAFGSKVVLDSIDLDVMPGESMVIIGGSGSGKSVTLKCILGLLEPDAGSIKIDGEETVGMSGKDRKRIMGKFGMLFQGAALFDSLPVWENVAFRLIATKKMSRKDAKEVAIEKLRRVGLEPEVAMLSPAELSGGMQKRVGLARAIADEPEIIFFDEPTTGLDPIMADVINDLIVECVKDLGATALSITHDMASVRKIADKCAMIYKGNIIWSGPRADIDHSGNDYVEQFIHGKAEGPIKMEILKA is encoded by the coding sequence ATGACCGAGATCCAGAATAAAGAAGTGCCAAAAATCAGTCTCCGCGGCGTGAGAAAAGCCTTCGGCAGCAAAGTCGTGCTCGACAGCATCGATCTGGATGTGATGCCGGGGGAATCCATGGTCATCATCGGCGGCTCCGGGTCCGGCAAGTCGGTGACGCTGAAATGTATTCTCGGCCTGCTCGAGCCCGATGCCGGCAGCATCAAGATCGACGGCGAGGAAACCGTTGGCATGTCCGGCAAAGACCGCAAAAGGATCATGGGCAAGTTTGGCATGCTGTTCCAGGGCGCGGCCCTGTTCGACAGCCTCCCGGTGTGGGAGAATGTGGCCTTCCGGCTGATTGCCACCAAGAAAATGTCGCGCAAGGACGCCAAGGAAGTCGCCATTGAGAAACTGCGCCGGGTCGGCCTGGAGCCGGAGGTGGCCATGCTGAGCCCGGCCGAACTGTCCGGCGGCATGCAGAAGCGCGTCGGCCTCGCCCGCGCCATTGCCGACGAGCCGGAAATCATCTTCTTTGACGAACCGACCACCGGTCTTGATCCGATTATGGCGGATGTGATCAACGACCTGATTGTGGAATGCGTGAAGGACCTCGGCGCCACAGCGCTCAGCATCACCCATGACATGGCCAGCGTGCGCAAGATCGCTGACAAGTGCGCCATGATCTATAAGGGCAATATCATCTGGAGCGGCCCGCGGGCCGATATCGACCACAGTGGCAATGATTATGTAGAGCAATTCATCCACGGCAAGGCCGAAGGGCCGATCAAGATGGAAATTCTGAAAGCCTGA
- a CDS encoding MlaE family ABC transporter permease produces the protein MNFLARIGRVFFMFLQAAGHLGVFATSAVSHMFAPPFYPRALFKQMMTIGYYSLPVVGLTALFTGAALALNIYEGGSRFNAESVLPSIVVIGIVRELGPVLCGLIVAGRVSASMAAELGTMRVTEQIDALSTLSTDPFKYLIAPRILATLIMMPFMLVIVADTIGVMGGFLIATTKLGFNPSVYMKTTMDFLEAIDVRASLTKGAVFGFVVSLMGCYHGFYSRGGAQGVGISTTNAVVSACMLILLTNYIVTEMFFSS, from the coding sequence ATGAATTTTCTTGCCAGAATTGGCCGCGTGTTCTTCATGTTTCTGCAGGCGGCCGGCCATTTGGGGGTTTTTGCCACCTCAGCAGTTTCCCATATGTTTGCCCCGCCCTTCTATCCGCGGGCGCTGTTCAAACAGATGATGACTATCGGCTATTACAGCCTGCCGGTGGTGGGCCTGACCGCGCTGTTTACCGGCGCCGCGCTGGCGCTCAACATTTATGAAGGCGGCTCCCGCTTCAATGCGGAAAGCGTGCTGCCGTCAATCGTTGTGATTGGCATCGTGCGCGAACTGGGCCCGGTGCTCTGCGGCCTGATCGTCGCCGGCCGGGTCAGCGCCTCCATGGCGGCGGAGCTTGGCACCATGCGGGTCACCGAACAGATCGACGCCCTCAGCACCCTGTCCACCGATCCCTTTAAATATCTGATTGCCCCGCGCATCCTGGCAACCCTGATCATGATGCCGTTCATGCTGGTGATTGTAGCCGACACCATCGGCGTGATGGGCGGCTTCCTGATCGCCACCACAAAGCTCGGCTTCAACCCCAGCGTCTATATGAAAACCACCATGGACTTCCTTGAAGCCATTGATGTACGCGCCAGCCTGACCAAAGGCGCGGTGTTCGGCTTTGTCGTCTCGCTGATGGGCTGCTACCACGGTTTCTACAGCCGCGGCGGCGCCCAGGGTGTGGGCATTTCCACCACCAATGCCGTGGTCTCCGCCTGCATGCTGATTTTGCTGACCAACTATATCGTAACAGAGATGTTCTTTTCGTCATGA
- the alr gene encoding alanine racemase, which produces MPRETMTSLPVDCQATLTIDLPAIVDNYRAVRKLAANADAAAMVKADAYGMGIAEVAPALFHEAGCANFFVANLAEAVELRHHTPDACIYVLNGLFAGHEAYFTDHKLRPVINSPEQLALWKANGQGLPCALHFDTGINRLGFSPDETAQLLNHASPLKEVNIALVMSHLACADDKGNSLNKQQLETFRKISATFPGIPASLANSGGILLGPDYHFDMVRPGLLLFGGNPSLNAPLPADIHPVFTISGRILQVREVREGMGVGYGSTWNAPHRSRIAIVNVGYADGYLQVFNNVGHLYLAGREVPVVGRVSMDMLAIDITGPGFSTVSEGDEIELLGQHITLEKASELSNLSQYEILTGVRERYHRVYIPVK; this is translated from the coding sequence ATGCCACGGGAAACCATGACTTCCCTGCCCGTCGATTGCCAGGCGACACTGACCATTGACCTGCCGGCCATCGTCGATAATTACCGTGCTGTCCGCAAGCTGGCCGCGAACGCCGATGCCGCCGCCATGGTCAAAGCCGATGCTTATGGGATGGGAATCGCCGAGGTCGCGCCCGCCCTGTTCCACGAAGCCGGCTGTGCGAACTTCTTTGTTGCCAACCTGGCCGAGGCCGTGGAATTGCGCCACCATACCCCCGATGCCTGCATCTATGTGTTGAACGGGCTGTTTGCCGGTCATGAGGCCTATTTCACCGACCATAAGCTGCGCCCGGTCATCAACAGCCCGGAACAGCTCGCCCTGTGGAAAGCCAACGGCCAGGGCCTGCCCTGCGCCCTACATTTTGATACCGGCATCAATCGGCTCGGCTTTTCGCCGGATGAGACCGCGCAGCTGCTCAATCACGCGAGCCCGCTCAAAGAGGTCAATATCGCCCTGGTCATGAGCCATCTGGCCTGTGCCGACGACAAAGGCAATAGCCTGAACAAGCAGCAGCTCGAAACCTTCCGCAAGATCAGCGCCACCTTCCCCGGCATCCCGGCGTCACTGGCCAATTCCGGCGGCATCCTGCTGGGGCCGGACTATCATTTTGACATGGTGCGCCCGGGCCTGCTGCTGTTTGGCGGCAATCCGTCGCTTAACGCGCCCCTGCCCGCCGACATCCACCCGGTTTTCACCATATCCGGGCGGATTCTGCAGGTGCGTGAAGTCCGCGAAGGTATGGGTGTCGGTTACGGCTCCACCTGGAATGCACCGCATCGCAGCCGCATCGCCATTGTCAACGTGGGCTATGCGGACGGTTACCTGCAGGTCTTCAACAATGTGGGGCACCTGTATCTGGCCGGCCGCGAAGTTCCGGTGGTCGGCCGGGTCTCCATGGACATGCTGGCCATCGACATCACCGGGCCCGGGTTCAGCACTGTTTCCGAGGGCGATGAAATTGAATTGCTGGGACAGCATATTACACTTGAAAAGGCGTCTGAACTGTCTAACCTAAGCCAATACGAAATTCTGACCGGTGTTCGGGAACGATATCATCGTGTTTATATCCCGGTAAAATAA
- a CDS encoding replicative DNA helicase — MADFPDIPEINENDNVVNATFRETPHNLEAEQALLGAILTNNEALAKVQDFLEAEHFINPAHQKIFEATRKLIEKGLVASPVTLKPYFEREEHLEDVGGAKYLASLASSAISIINATEYGQIIHQMALKRELINVGTEIVNDAYDHDVDKSAQDQIERAERALYSLAETGASEGGFKSFAKAAGDAVNIIEISRKNAGKLSGITTGFTSINNHIGGLHKSDLMILAGRPAMGKTALATNIAFNAAKFYLEQLRAGITHEENRGAVTAFFSLEMSADQLATRILAEQANLPSQDLRKGQINQDQFAALARTSMELEELPLFIDDTPSLSIGGLRTRARRLKRQHGLGLIIVDYLQLLKGSDRGRGPENRVQEISEITRGLKGLAKELQIPVLALSQLSRTIEQRDNKRPLLSDLRESGSIEQDADMVTFVYRPEYYLHQQQPDPGTPEHAIWLEECDKMHGKAEFIIGKQRHGPTGIIELMFNSETTKFTDPPVADDHLPEQFN; from the coding sequence ATGGCAGATTTTCCTGATATTCCCGAGATTAACGAGAACGACAATGTGGTCAACGCCACCTTTCGGGAAACGCCCCATAACCTGGAAGCCGAACAGGCCCTGCTCGGCGCGATATTGACCAATAATGAAGCTCTGGCCAAGGTCCAGGATTTCCTCGAAGCCGAGCATTTCATCAATCCCGCGCACCAGAAAATCTTTGAGGCGACCCGCAAGCTGATTGAGAAAGGACTTGTGGCCTCCCCGGTGACCCTGAAACCCTATTTCGAGCGTGAAGAACATCTGGAGGATGTCGGCGGCGCCAAATATCTCGCTTCCCTGGCGTCTTCCGCCATCAGCATCATCAACGCCACCGAATATGGTCAGATCATCCACCAGATGGCCCTGAAACGCGAACTCATCAATGTGGGTACGGAAATCGTCAACGACGCCTATGATCATGATGTGGACAAATCGGCCCAGGATCAGATCGAACGGGCGGAACGGGCGCTTTATTCCCTGGCGGAAACCGGCGCTTCCGAAGGCGGCTTTAAATCCTTTGCCAAAGCGGCCGGCGATGCCGTCAACATTATCGAGATCTCCCGTAAAAATGCCGGCAAGCTGTCCGGCATCACCACCGGCTTTACCTCCATCAACAATCACATCGGCGGCCTGCACAAGTCAGACCTGATGATTCTGGCCGGACGCCCGGCGATGGGGAAAACCGCGTTGGCCACCAACATCGCCTTCAATGCGGCCAAATTCTATCTGGAGCAGCTGCGCGCCGGCATCACGCACGAGGAAAACCGCGGTGCCGTGACGGCCTTCTTCTCGCTCGAGATGTCCGCCGACCAGCTGGCCACCCGTATTCTCGCCGAGCAGGCCAACCTGCCGTCTCAGGACCTGCGTAAGGGGCAGATCAACCAGGACCAGTTCGCTGCCCTGGCCCGTACCAGCATGGAACTGGAGGAACTGCCGCTGTTCATCGACGACACCCCGTCGCTCAGCATCGGCGGGCTTCGCACCCGGGCCCGCCGCCTGAAACGGCAGCATGGCCTAGGTCTGATCATCGTCGATTACCTGCAACTATTGAAGGGCAGCGATCGCGGTCGCGGCCCCGAAAACCGGGTGCAGGAAATTTCCGAAATCACCCGTGGTCTCAAGGGGTTGGCCAAAGAACTTCAGATTCCGGTTTTGGCTCTGTCCCAGCTCAGCCGTACCATTGAACAACGCGATAACAAACGCCCGCTGCTGTCGGACCTGAGGGAATCCGGCTCTATCGAACAGGATGCCGATATGGTGACCTTTGTCTACCGGCCGGAATATTACCTGCACCAGCAGCAGCCCGACCCCGGCACGCCGGAGCATGCCATCTGGCTTGAGGAATGCGACAAGATGCACGGCAAGGCCGAATTCATCATCGGCAAGCAGCGTCACGGTCCCACCGGCATTATCGAGCTGATGTTCAACAGCGAAACCACCAAATTTACCGACCCGCCGGTGGCCGATGATCATCTGCCGGAGCAGTTTAACTGA
- the rplI gene encoding 50S ribosomal protein L9 has protein sequence MEVILLERVAKLGQIGDVVSVKNGFARNYLLPQNKALRATKANLEVFEAQRKDIEARNLEAKKEAEAVAGKMNDVSAVIIRSAGESGQLYGSVSTRDIVDVLADQGYTVSRNQVVLDRAIKNLGLEDIEIRLHPEVSVTVQINVARSEAEAEMQAKGIDTTVEEEAAEISVEDYFEPEAAEEVAAELAEEAEVEVEAAAEEEAAEEVAAEEASEEAEEEKSE, from the coding sequence ATGGAAGTCATTCTGCTTGAACGCGTTGCAAAACTGGGCCAGATCGGTGATGTGGTATCTGTGAAAAACGGCTTTGCCCGTAACTACCTGCTGCCGCAGAACAAAGCCCTTCGCGCCACCAAAGCGAACCTTGAGGTTTTTGAAGCACAGCGCAAGGACATCGAAGCCCGCAACCTGGAAGCCAAAAAAGAAGCTGAAGCCGTTGCCGGTAAAATGAACGATGTATCCGCAGTGATCATTCGTTCCGCCGGTGAAAGCGGACAGCTGTACGGCTCCGTTTCCACCCGCGACATCGTGGACGTGCTGGCCGACCAGGGGTACACCGTTTCCCGCAACCAGGTTGTCCTGGACCGGGCGATCAAGAACCTGGGCCTCGAAGATATCGAAATCCGTCTGCACCCGGAAGTCAGCGTTACCGTTCAGATTAACGTTGCCCGTTCCGAAGCTGAAGCTGAAATGCAGGCCAAAGGCATCGATACCACTGTCGAGGAAGAAGCTGCAGAAATTTCTGTTGAAGATTACTTTGAGCCCGAAGCTGCTGAAGAAGTTGCTGCTGAGCTGGCTGAAGAAGCTGAAGTTGAAGTTGAAGCTGCTGCCGAAGAGGAAGCCGCTGAAGAAGTTGCAGCCGAAGAAGCTTCCGAGGAAGCTGAAGAAGAAAAATCCGAATAA
- the rpsR gene encoding 30S ribosomal protein S18, whose amino-acid sequence MSERKDSPRSGGGARRPFFRRRKTCPFSGEGAPKIDYKDVRLLSKYVSERGKIVPSRITAVSAKKQRELARAIKRARNLALLPYVIQ is encoded by the coding sequence ATGTCAGAAAGAAAAGATTCTCCACGGTCAGGCGGCGGTGCCCGTCGTCCGTTTTTCCGCCGTCGCAAAACCTGCCCCTTCTCAGGTGAAGGTGCGCCGAAGATAGACTATAAAGACGTACGTCTGCTGTCCAAATATGTTTCCGAACGTGGCAAGATCGTTCCCAGCCGCATCACCGCCGTTTCCGCCAAGAAACAGCGTGAGTTGGCCCGCGCCATCAAACGCGCCCGGAACCTGGCTCTGCTGCCTTATGTGATTCAGTAG
- the rpsF gene encoding 30S ribosomal protein S6, whose product MPCYEYTYIARQDIQPQQVEAITNDLTAIIENNGGKVTKSEYWGLRNLAYRIKKYKKGHYVHLNVDAGADAIAELERNSRLHEDVVRYMTIRVEEFEDGESVVLRSKEREGRGGRYDRDDNKRSDS is encoded by the coding sequence ATGCCTTGTTATGAATATACATATATCGCTCGGCAGGATATCCAACCTCAACAGGTTGAAGCGATTACCAATGATCTGACAGCCATTATCGAAAACAATGGCGGTAAAGTTACCAAATCAGAATATTGGGGTCTGCGTAATCTTGCCTATCGTATCAAGAAATACAAAAAAGGTCACTATGTTCACCTGAACGTTGACGCCGGCGCCGACGCTATTGCGGAGCTGGAGCGCAACTCCCGTCTGCACGAGGATGTGGTTCGTTACATGACCATCCGTGTTGAAGAGTTTGAAGATGGTGAATCCGTTGTTCTCCGTTCCAAGGAACGTGAAGGACGTGGCGGACGCTATGACCGTGACGACAACAAACGGTCAGACTCCTAA